Sequence from the Microplitis demolitor isolate Queensland-Clemson2020A chromosome 2, iyMicDemo2.1a, whole genome shotgun sequence genome:
ctggGACCACCAAAACCTCCAGCGCCTTTAATGACTCCAACCATCTGACCTACTGATAATTTATCTCCACTATCAACATCATATGTCTCATGTTCAATTAACATAACAGccattttttctttgtcaAGTGTCTCTTGTATACGAAAACGTGTTTCGACATTTGCTTCCgtaggaatttttttcaacacttttaaatattgttcGCCATGTAAAATTCCCGCTATATTTATATCACCAATATCAGGAAGTGCTGAGCCGAGCATATCAGAACCCAAAGCACCAAGAGGtccaaaaataacaaaataagtTGGAAcgactgaaaaattttcatgattttcATAAAGATACTGAAAATCACTTGGATTTTTAGTGGTCGCTCCCACACCCAGTGCGTAGAGAATAACATCTTTTatattataactatatttcattgtatattttggattaaatgatgatgatgaagaatcATCAGCTTTACGATTAGATAATTGTTCAACGACACTCATTAACTCCCCAGTAGCCTCGGCAATTGAGTCGCAGTGCTTCGCATTTGACATATCAGTGACTTTGTCCCAATTGTCACGTACGTCTTCAGGTGTTACTGAATCATTGATGGATTTACGAAGAATACAACCGTTGGAACGTATCAGGTGACATTTACCAGCCCACCCTAATGCTGATTCGATAATTGAACCATTTTCGGTGCAATTTTCGTGGCAGAGCCAGACGACTACTGGCGCTATCAGCTCGGGCTTTAGTTGTTGGAAAAAATCTGGTGGCACGATATCTTCTGTGAGACGTGATCCAGCTGTTGGGACAATTACGTTTGTGTTTATTCCACTGGATTGTCCTTCGATGGCTAGAGTATTTGCCAGTCCGACTAGTGCCATTTTAGCGGAACTGTAATTGGCTTGACCGAAGTTGCCGTAAAGTCCGCTGTTACTTgatgtgaaaattattttaccgtaCTTCTGTTGCTTGAAATATGGCCACGCGGCTTTTGTGGCACGCATCGCTCCTTTTACGTGAACATTTTGAATTATGTCCCAGTCAGCGTCGGACATGCGAGCAAATGATTTGTCGCGGAGGATACCGGCGTTGTTTACTAGGACGTCGATACGCCCGAAGCTGTCGATTgctgttttaattattttgtcacCGTCTAGAACGTTGTCGTAGTTTGCTACTGCCTGTCCGCCCTGGGACTTTATTTCTGTCACTACGGTGTCAGCGACGCGGCTGGCACCGTCACCGTGTCTGCTGCTTCCGAGGTCGTTCACTACTACCTTGGCACCTTTTGAGGCAAATAGCAGAGCGTAAACTCTTCCTAAACCTGCACCAGCTCCGGTAACTACTACTACACGTCCATCAAAGCGTAATTTTGACATCATAGAATTTGTTTAcctgaaaatattgaaaattatcattataatttgattgatattgttataatttaggtgtagaatttaaatttattgatggtAAAAATAAGCTTgcagtttatatttaattattaatcttttAGTATTCGATCTTGAGTAATTTTAGATACTTGAGATTATTGagtgattgtaaaaaataaattattcaggtggtctgttgaaaaattataattcaaatatgtTAACAATTatgacaattaaatttgattgataATTTTGGAGTAATgtctaaaaaatgaaaaacagtGATcggaaactaaaaatatttattaatgtactTGGCATTGTAATCTGCATTGATTCTCAGGCActaaagtattcaaaatagttttaaatatttttgaacatcaaacacttgaaataatttttataattcaaatttttaaatcaatagcatttggataataattatttaaacaaaatatatgtttataagcaataattaaacaattttaattgcatTAACAGCAACAAAAGTGTAACAGATGTCATTAGAGTGTGAAACACCCGTCAACTTTAACTCTCagcaaaaacaatttaaatcgataaaatattatacgaATATGTAAAATGGCTTTATCAATGACTCAATGAAAAGTACTGAAAAATCGAgcattgaaaaagaaatttattcagcaattttaaaaataaaacgtctCGGTGTCTTAGACACTCCAGGTAACTAGTCAAGGGccgacaattattttatttgttgataaatctGTTGAGCAATGCCGACAACTTGTTAACTCGTCCAATGAacgagttttattttaatttgttgctCAATTGCACCGCGGTTTTCTTGattgaaacaaataattagtaGTTAATCAGTATGCCAACACATTGAAAActttaaaacacaaaaaacaaattcaaaccCCAGACACAAAGTAAAATTACATTGGCCTATTATCTGTGTACATCAaccaaataatattaacaataaataattttttgctttataatttttaaagaattgaatttaaagatttatcataattttaataattaataaatatatccacgcactttaaattaaataaaatagtaccGGCAGAATCACAAATGCTGCGGTTTCATGATGAACCACACAAACATACACAGACATCAttatcagttaaaaaaaaaaataaaacgatctCGTCatcagaagaaaaaaatttaaataaattaacaactaattaatttataagaaaattaataagtactAAAAAAACCAGCGTTCAACTGGAGTAACTTTACAACCAAACAAATTACCATTGTTTTGATTCTATTAAATACTcgcttataaaataatttatctaattcatttaatctgaacctttaactttttatcatccaaacaaaaagttttaaaatctaattaaattattctgatcaaaataaaaaattactccaactttctaaataatattcaaatatccTTACAAAAACTTCATACCTTTTTTCCGCCGTTTATTTTAAGTTCAAAAGATCATGAATCgctttctaaaaaaaaaagtaaaaaaaattaataacaaaatataattgcaattataaaacaaattaattaccttCTATTCCcagaacgaattaaccgaataacataaaattttaaaccgtGTTGAAAGTTTAAACAcacagtttataaataataaatgaatttaaaatgttgGATAATTGAATGACTTGACAAGACTTGATACTTAAATCACTTAACGTCTGGTATCTCGGATCggataatgaataattaactatATATTAACTCGAACTATACTCagattgtattaaataattatttaagttgttGTAAACCGCTAGACGGCGACTTGTTCGTACTGATATACGTatgatagatttaaaattttttatcaacataaaACATCAACAGCAACCAAGACCTTAGACCGCTGCCGCTGGTAAACTGCATCCACTAAACACCCGACACTCGACACGTTAAAATGGAAAGACTCAGACTcacttgttattattatttaaaaatataataacaataataatataaggaATGATTTGGAACAGGAGCGCACCCCcacaaaagaaaaatgaaacaaaacggCAGTACAAGATGGCGGCGTTTGGGTGTTGTGGCTgttgttgaatttatttttacctccGGGGTTACGCTACCAACAAATTATTCACTTAATTACTATAAACAATTAcgagtttatttatatatttacaattatatctaataatatcagtgttttttttttttttgacttattggttatatttttaatcaaagtgTTTCTCCAAGtggatattatttttctcaatgaaacaaaaaaataaaagagacgGAGTAACAATGCGAGATTATCGTTAATATAccgaaatatatatacatatatatattaatttataggtaagtctacaaaaaaatttatttacctttttttttttatttttctttattttttttcgctaattgctttagatttttttttattgattttttttttttttaaccttttttttttttttataaatatttttaagtacagCTTTGACATCGTGTATATTTTTGCCTTTACctgcatatatatacatatatattcatacatatattatatatatatatatatttatatatatgtgcgtTTGCTTTATTGCTCTATTTAcaactataattaattattttattatttaattgaattagaaacattaaaatttaatattaaatttttttgttgataaaaaaatttaataataaaaagaaaagtcGTTGCCTGCGTATTTCACCGTGACTAATGAACCacacattaaatataaaaaaaaataaaaagggcttagataaaaaaaaaaaaaaataattaaacctTTGCcaagataatgaaaaaaaatgaaaaacaaaaggttgtaataatttttttttaaagtataaacagtaaaaaaataaaaaagctttattataatttagttagaatttattaaaagaataattattacatagaCCCGCATGCAACAAGTCGAATGTATGTGCATCAGtcgtataatttatttgttatctaatttaattgtattaaGTAATATATAAAGTAAGTTGTAtatgttaagaaaaaaaatttagattgttgtaataaaaagaaaaattgtgttttttttttttttttaaatcggtgGCTCAGGATTATTCGGTAAAAGAGAGGGCTAAGAGTCAGTGAGAGAGTGAGGGCGAGAGAGAGGGGGATTTAAAGAGAGCGAGAGAAGGGGCGAGAAAAAAACCGGAAGAGATCGAAACCCAGTCGATAACACTGGAGAAAGACGGTGGAGCTTCGGAGGAGGGGGAGATGTCCGCTGGCACCCAGGGCGAGATTCGGGTCGGTCCATCGCACCAGGTTTGCTAAATTCATTCCAACATcctcatttattataattattattactactactactattgttattattattattaatattaatattattcatattgtcatttaatttaatttgctttCTTAAGACTTTCTCTTTGTCATcgcaaattttattcttatctttctgttatttaaaaatttaattataaataaacttttaaaaatcgtttgaTCGAGGCTTGTGGGGATCGATCATCGTCGTGGCGAAAGGTGcactaatattaaatttatttaatatttcgatGGTTCAAATTACgcggttattattattattaggcaaaggttattttataatattgtttattgtttattttatttagtggTTTTTTTAGTCACGGTGAATTGTTATTTGAACCGTCTGATAAACAAATCTTACGTCCGCCGTCGATTGCTCCAAGCAAGCcagatgtttttaaaatatatatattattattatttaagggGAGGAtggatttattttctttaaaacaTTACTTTATcttcatacttttatttaaactttgttAATTATGCCATAAGGATCTGTAACTATAAATCTATTTagacgtttatttttataaatatttaataactaattaaaatactccgtgggtttttaatatttattcagttATCGCATTGCATGAGGCCATAAAGGGTATTTAGTTAACTACCTGCCTTTGATagtgtaatataaaattatttttataaattcagcTTCACAGCAGAAgtcgagttaaaaaaaaataaattttataaaacgccgataacaaaaaaaatatcaaagtcTTCAGTGGAAAATCCGGCTGCTTTTACTTCAATTTTACAggaaccaaaaaataattttttatatcacttGTACtgaacagaaaaaaaactttaaaaaagtgtataatttttttatccaacaattatttaaattaatttcttatgaaaagaaatgtagtaaattttttagagaaCCCTATGAAAAAATCCATATAGAATTACATGGGAATCCATAGAAATCCATGCAGGAAACTATGGATTGATATGAGGATCCATGGATTCAGCATAAAAAAGTACGAGAAATATTTAAAGCCGGgaaaaaaaagtctgattcatgggaaaaataatttagaccCGAcacagatctaattttttcaaattttagatCTGTAAAAGTAAATCTACTCAAAAAATCCAAGATGGAAAAAGTAATAAAGATCATTTGTCAAATTTTTCCCGAAAATgtcctatcaaaaaaatctatgtaGGATTGCATGGTAATccataaaaatctatatagaAAACTAGATTTGCATAAAGATCCATATAGGAAAGTATGGGTACCTGGATTCctatataaaaaatctatataggAAACTGGATACCTCGACTCCCACCTAAGGATTCTACACAGGAAATTGTGGGTACTTGACCTACCTGAAGATCAGAACATTTTTCGCTtgatgaaaatgaataaaatttatataattcgaCTGTTTAGGGGGTGGCCTAAGATTTTTAGCTGACATATTCGCATCTATATGTGcaaaatttcagaaatctaGACATCCAGTAGaaatttactttcaaatttttcttttttcatttcgcgaaaaacgttccaaTCTTCAGGTCCATGGTACTTGGATTCTCATACAAAAAATGCATATAGAAACCTGGGTATCCAAATTTCTATGTGAAAGttttacatacatatgtaaaAGTTCACATAAAAATCTAAAGTAGGCTCCCATATGAACTTTTTCATGGTTTGGTTTCCTACGGGAATCCACGTAAGAATCTATATAAGAATTTATGCTCGTTTCCTATAGGAAACCATGTGAGAATTCATCCGAAAACGCCATGTGAGAATTTTGATGGGAACCTAAGCTGAATTTCCACGTGGATTTCTTTGATAGgggaatatattttatcaacgaTCACCGATGAAGTAAATTCTttgatcaataatatttatcttgttaaaagtatttatttttttgcttaataTGCATTGAAGTCACGAGTTTCAATGTCTGTTTAGTCAATCAAAATAATCTAATTTCAGACCAATGCAATTCAGCAGGTTAATAATCATCAGTTTCTTCTATTTAGTTTCTACCCGCTAAATTAATTTCCAAGTTTATTGCAGCCCTGTTAGAATCGCGTTTGTTTATTGTAAACCTCTGAATAATCATATAGTTGAATTAGCAAGAGAATGCGATTCTAGTATTCCGTTCCGTGGTAAAATGTTCGGATTGAATGTTACTTGATGGTAACCCAAACCGCAATCTCTCcctaattcaaatatttcccAGATAGCCAACGTTTCTTATCAAAAGCTTGCTCAGCTAAAATTTCCTTCATTCAACGTAAAATTTCTagcaatttgaaattttaaaatttttgactatAAGAATACAAGTTGACGTTAATCTGCCACCGCAATCTGAacacaagttaataaaaaagttattttcaaaCCGACAGAAAATTGGCTTCTGCTAATGTACGCACCAACTTACTGCAGTCATCTTGATGTTAAATTGCGGCAGTTAATCCACGTCAACTTATCATTAACTTGTTTATCAGGATTATTATAGTAAATTCATTGTAGAGTTGACAGATCGCAtcccatacaaaaaaaaaatgctggcAAAATAGCATACGTACGATAACACTAAAGATATAAACCGCATATACTATTTTCCCAGAATATATAAAGTTGTTCGTGCGGGATTCTCTCTCTAATCTAACCAGATTGACAGTTTAATTTGTACATGCGCTATTGGTCTTGAATTGTCTCGTTCAAACTGACTCCAGGCATTTAAACTTCAAGTTTCGATGCcggtaattatataaaatagcaTCGAGGTACTGTTTTATGCCCACTAGGGACAGTTCtggacacttgaaaaatttagataaaataatttgtaaaaaacgcAATGacaattagtttttaaaatatgtacaaAGATACTTCAGAATCATAGAAATTTGATGTATTAacaaattatgataaaaaaaagatctaATTGATGTCAAATTGCTGAAGAGCTGTAGAgaactaataaaatatgatcGTGTTTGTAAATCCTCATCTGGCTCaatgttaaatatatgaaataacaaatttttctggTTTCTATGacttctaaaatttaattagatctTATTCTTACTAATATGCCGAATTTCAATATATTCTGAACAGTAATTCAAAAACTGACGGTACTATCAAGAGGTTTTCTACTGAAGCCATAGATATggaactaaatttatttatctcaaacaatattgagatttaaatctaataatttcataaataatataatttttttatcaattgagatctctatcatatttattaaaattttttctaataaaaccTAAAGTAGGTGGCCAAATTATactcatttgaaaaaatatatcatgtgTTCTTAAgagttaaatttactattagacccatgatattataattattctgttCAATCCAGAAAAGAGTTTAAAGGCCagtagtatttttaaaattttaaatataacaaattttgaaaaaaaaaaatcttctggGTATCcgatcaaaaaaatccatatgggaattgAGCCTAGATTCCTATGGTTCCTACATGGCGTTTTCGGATGGATTTCCATATGGTTTCCAGCATAGATTCATGTGCGCGTA
This genomic interval carries:
- the LOC103579980 gene encoding peroxisomal multifunctional enzyme type 2, which produces MMSKLRFDGRVVVVTGAGAGLGRVYALLFASKGAKVVVNDLGSSRHGDGASRVADTVVTEIKSQGGQAVANYDNVLDGDKIIKTAIDSFGRIDVLVNNAGILRDKSFARMSDADWDIIQNVHVKGAMRATKAAWPYFKQQKYGKIIFTSSNSGLYGNFGQANYSSAKMALVGLANTLAIEGQSSGINTNVIVPTAGSRLTEDIVPPDFFQQLKPELIAPVVVWLCHENCTENGSIIESALGWAGKCHLIRSNGCILRKSINDSVTPEDVRDNWDKVTDMSNAKHCDSIAEATGELMSVVEQLSNRKADDSSSSSFNPKYTMKYSYNIKDVILYALGVGATTKNPSDFQYLYENHENFSVVPTYFVIFGPLGALGSDMLGSALPDIGDINIAGILHGEQYLKVLKKIPTEANVETRFRIQETLDKEKMAVMLIEHETYDVDSGDKLSVGQMVGVIKGAGGFGGPRNSKYEIPLVDAPKRKPDASVTQQTCVDQAAIYRLGSDDMNPLHIDESIAAMGGFEKPILHGLCSLGFATRHILRMFADNDTELFDSVKARFVKPVIPGQTLRTDMWRDCKRIYFQTTVVENNSPVIAGAYIDLKDVKLGTQSSKL